One genomic region from Atribacterota bacterium encodes:
- a CDS encoding NAD(P)/FAD-dependent oxidoreductase: MIYDFDLICIGLGPAGMAVSAMGAEMGLKVCGIEKNKIGGECMNVGCIPSKSLLRIAKYRHSFIKLQEMGLEEGSIAGVKSPFEKINEYLEYIAEEKNMKMFDKVTLILDEGEASFVDSNTVQVGNRTITAQRIFIATGAEPMIPPIKGISDVDILTNQNIFNLPDFPESMTIIGGGAIGCEMAQAFNRLGTKCTIVQMDDFLIPGGEKATGDYLEEIFKREGIEVYNSRKITEVKMEFGSITLLTEDGLKITSEKLLVAAGKRFDFDSLKLENTGVKYGKLGIEVDDKYRTSINNIYAVGDCNGINLLTHAAMHQGMFAIMNAVSPWRSFKYKKYVIPWTVFTDPQVSMVGMQEEELKEKGIKYQVYTARYENYGAAIAENVSEGYIKVFANGWGRVFGAIIVGDGSGEMINEWALIIQKKIKLYSILFLAHSFPTMGFLTKRIAEQWMMAKMKSNFIKKISRFCYRRL, encoded by the coding sequence ATGATATATGATTTTGATTTGATATGTATAGGGCTTGGTCCTGCCGGAATGGCAGTTTCTGCTATGGGCGCAGAAATGGGTTTAAAAGTATGTGGCATTGAAAAGAACAAGATTGGCGGAGAATGCATGAATGTAGGATGTATCCCCAGTAAATCCTTATTAAGAATAGCCAAGTATCGGCATTCATTTATTAAATTACAGGAAATGGGTCTGGAGGAAGGCTCAATAGCTGGCGTAAAAAGCCCTTTTGAGAAGATTAATGAGTACCTGGAATATATTGCCGAAGAAAAGAATATGAAGATGTTTGATAAGGTAACCCTTATTTTGGATGAAGGAGAGGCGAGCTTTGTAGATTCAAATACTGTTCAGGTAGGAAATAGAACTATTACTGCCCAAAGAATTTTTATTGCCACAGGTGCAGAACCAATGATTCCTCCTATTAAGGGCATATCAGATGTTGATATCCTGACAAATCAGAATATATTCAATTTACCTGATTTTCCGGAAAGCATGACTATTATCGGTGGCGGGGCTATCGGTTGTGAGATGGCACAGGCTTTTAACAGATTAGGGACCAAATGCACCATTGTCCAGATGGATGATTTTTTAATTCCCGGCGGAGAAAAGGCTACTGGAGATTACCTGGAAGAAATTTTTAAAAGAGAAGGTATTGAGGTCTATAATTCCAGAAAGATAACCGAGGTAAAGATGGAATTTGGCAGCATAACCCTTCTAACAGAAGACGGGCTTAAAATTACTTCAGAAAAATTACTGGTGGCAGCAGGCAAGAGATTTGACTTTGATTCTCTTAAATTAGAAAATACCGGGGTAAAATATGGAAAACTCGGGATCGAAGTAGATGATAAATATAGAACATCAATTAATAATATATATGCTGTGGGTGATTGTAATGGCATAAATTTATTGACTCATGCTGCAATGCACCAGGGTATGTTTGCCATTATGAATGCCGTAAGTCCCTGGAGATCATTTAAATATAAAAAATATGTAATTCCCTGGACTGTTTTTACTGATCCACAGGTTTCAATGGTGGGTATGCAGGAAGAGGAGTTGAAAGAAAAAGGTATTAAATACCAGGTTTATACAGCTAGATATGAGAATTATGGTGCTGCTATTGCCGAGAATGTCAGTGAAGGATATATAAAAGTATTTGCCAATGGATGGGGAAGAGTTTTTGGTGCGATTATAGTTGGCGACGGCTCAGGGGAAATGATAAATGAATGGGCTTTGATTATTCAGAAAAAAATTAAATTATACAGTATATTATTTCTTGCGCATTCTTTTCCCACAATGGGTTTTTTAACAAAACGAATAGCAGAACAATGGATGATGGCAAAGATGAAAAGCAATTTTATAAAAAAAATCTCACGTTTCTGTTACCGTCGGCTGTAA
- a CDS encoding type II toxin-antitoxin system VapB family antitoxin produces MRTTVDIDKEILEEALKISKIRTKKELINLSLKEYIRKIRLKNLKKRLGKYDLTIDLKDLEKGREDE; encoded by the coding sequence ATGAGAACAACAGTAGACATAGATAAAGAAATTTTAGAAGAAGCATTAAAGATATCAAAAATTCGTACAAAAAAAGAATTGATAAATTTATCTTTAAAAGAATATATCAGAAAAATCAGACTGAAGAATCTAAAGAAACGTTTAGGAAAATATGATTTAACAATTGACTTAAAGGATCTTGAAAAGGGCAGAGAAGATGAATAA
- a CDS encoding type II toxin-antitoxin system HicB family antitoxin has translation MKFIVTMERDEDGMIVIECPSIPGCVSQGKTEDEAMENIKDAIKQCLEVRSERGMPLTVSMREIEVSV, from the coding sequence ATGAAATTTATTGTAACAATGGAAAGAGATGAAGATGGAATGATTGTGATTGAGTGTCCATCCATCCCAGGTTGTGTAAGTCAAGGGAAAACTGAAGATGAAGCAATGGAAAATATTAAGGATGCCATCAAACAATGTCTGGAGGTTCGTTCTGAAAGAGGTATGCCGCTAACTGTAAGTATGCGCGAGATTGAGGTATCCGTGTAA
- a CDS encoding type II toxin-antitoxin system HicA family toxin translates to MQKIPLLSGQEVVKAFIRLGWEVARRRGSHIILVKEGHIATLSVPNHREVARGTLRSLIARSGLTINEFVNKIR, encoded by the coding sequence ATGCAAAAAATCCCTCTTTTGAGTGGGCAGGAGGTCGTTAAAGCTTTTATACGTCTTGGGTGGGAAGTGGCCAGACGTCGAGGAAGTCATATCATTCTTGTAAAAGAAGGACATATTGCTACATTGTCTGTTCCAAATCATCGCGAAGTTGCAAGAGGAACATTGCGATCACTAATTGCTAGATCCGGTTTAACAATTAATGAATTTGTTAACAAAATAAGATAA
- a CDS encoding DUF3160 domain-containing protein, whose amino-acid sequence MKKSKENKFNHKGIYILSISIGIIIILFFTVFQSLANTNQLNKQLINPKDFIMKPLAVNADIPGFSLPLNTADIENYQEFFTKMPLNAETLQLLEKNSFAVIPTPLDIAEQEVFLDFTREISNPKDDFVAYYQVLKNIDVPIFITSDSLLHYYHIFFDTTLMRLERDLFYKNIRGISKELFEASLQVYQETEGDLKEAARRNIAYLSVAMELLKPEKNQVVSDEILRDEYCTEEMDSEICEMMIAGVKDIYGEQTSYQYFSQAEFEQYNFEIPEFVKDLVHAEIKLIEEHKGWEYSPIYIYKEDYSQYVPRGHYTRSEKLKNYFKALMWFGRMTALIEGSPSLSPGESMCSGGVEGIISDYDAKIQTLQAFLLAEKFISSPDIRERWDRVYNITSFMVGFSDDLGPYEYGEVLQRLFSKENGKINSDRLIEKYDQLKEMIGNYPYNPKIYSGLGACELLMPCPPLTEKEIQDLKIQARELLKQTKGFRMMGQRFTLDSWLFSEIVSPYSGEYNGPGLPLPTEEKPFTFSWNDDYEEYRGNRPFTWVKTDVAACPPPATREVRGVPRGLDLMALLGSQRAWDILQSSGDTQYSDYEKKFFELKDNIDSFRQEDWLKNLYLNWLYVLKSLHGEFNQGYPTFMQTQAWQDKELNTTLASWAQLRHDTILYVKQSYTMAERGGMFRPPVVGYVEPVPEFYNRLLNLTNMTLTGFRKLIPQQQLEDLRIESGLGRFAEVLQRLLDISIKELENKSLEESDYDFIENFGGISAGLIGTIAGGDIGPDALKSVMVADVHTDGNTKKVLEEGTGFIKTAVIAYKLPQGHIVLGVGPVFSYYEFKQPMSERLTDEAWREILKGSNAPDEPEWIRSFSSK is encoded by the coding sequence ATGAAAAAATCAAAAGAAAATAAATTTAATCATAAAGGTATATATATATTATCCATTTCTATAGGAATTATAATAATATTGTTTTTTACAGTTTTCCAGTCTCTGGCAAATACAAACCAACTTAATAAACAACTAATCAATCCGAAAGATTTTATTATGAAACCACTTGCAGTAAATGCCGATATACCTGGATTTTCTCTACCCTTAAACACTGCTGATATTGAAAATTATCAGGAATTTTTTACAAAGATGCCATTAAACGCAGAAACATTACAATTGCTGGAAAAGAATTCCTTTGCAGTAATCCCAACTCCCCTTGATATAGCTGAACAGGAGGTCTTCCTGGATTTCACCCGGGAAATATCCAATCCCAAAGATGATTTTGTTGCATATTACCAGGTTTTGAAAAATATTGATGTTCCTATTTTTATTACTTCAGATTCTCTATTGCATTACTATCATATCTTTTTTGATACTACCTTGATGCGTTTGGAACGGGATCTGTTTTATAAGAATATCCGGGGAATCAGTAAAGAATTATTTGAGGCATCGTTGCAGGTTTACCAGGAAACTGAAGGTGATTTAAAAGAGGCAGCCAGGAGAAATATTGCCTATCTTTCTGTAGCAATGGAACTCTTAAAACCAGAAAAAAACCAGGTTGTCAGTGATGAAATCCTGAGAGATGAATACTGTACTGAAGAGATGGACTCAGAAATCTGTGAAATGATGATAGCCGGGGTCAAAGATATTTATGGTGAACAGACCAGTTATCAATACTTCAGCCAGGCAGAATTCGAGCAATACAATTTTGAAATTCCGGAATTTGTAAAGGATTTAGTGCATGCAGAAATTAAGCTCATCGAGGAACATAAGGGCTGGGAATATTCCCCTATTTATATATATAAGGAAGATTATTCCCAATATGTGCCCAGGGGTCATTATACCAGGTCAGAAAAACTAAAGAATTATTTTAAGGCTTTAATGTGGTTTGGCAGAATGACAGCCTTGATTGAAGGCTCGCCTTCTTTGTCACCCGGAGAATCAATGTGCAGTGGTGGTGTGGAAGGAATAATTTCCGATTATGATGCTAAGATACAGACCTTGCAGGCGTTTTTACTGGCAGAAAAATTTATCAGTAGCCCTGATATCCGGGAACGATGGGATCGCGTTTATAATATTACCTCTTTTATGGTAGGATTTTCTGATGACTTAGGACCATATGAATACGGTGAAGTGCTGCAAAGATTATTCTCTAAAGAAAATGGCAAAATAAATTCAGATAGATTAATTGAAAAATATGACCAACTGAAAGAAATGATTGGTAATTATCCCTATAACCCTAAAATTTACAGTGGATTAGGTGCCTGTGAATTGTTGATGCCCTGCCCTCCTCTTACTGAAAAAGAAATTCAAGACTTAAAAATTCAAGCCAGGGAACTTCTTAAACAAACAAAAGGTTTTAGAATGATGGGTCAACGGTTTACCCTGGATTCCTGGTTATTCTCTGAAATAGTCTCACCTTATAGTGGTGAATATAATGGGCCAGGTTTGCCATTGCCTACTGAGGAAAAACCCTTTACTTTTAGCTGGAATGACGATTATGAAGAATATAGGGGTAACCGACCATTTACCTGGGTAAAAACAGATGTTGCAGCCTGCCCTCCTCCTGCCACCAGAGAAGTCCGGGGGGTTCCTCGAGGCTTAGACCTGATGGCACTGCTGGGTTCACAGAGAGCCTGGGATATTCTGCAATCTTCCGGAGATACCCAATATAGTGATTATGAAAAAAAATTCTTCGAATTAAAAGATAATATTGATTCTTTCAGGCAGGAAGACTGGTTAAAAAATCTTTATCTGAATTGGCTTTATGTCTTAAAATCGTTACATGGGGAGTTTAACCAGGGATATCCTACCTTTATGCAAACACAAGCCTGGCAGGATAAAGAATTAAATACCACCCTGGCCTCATGGGCTCAATTGCGGCATGATACAATTTTATATGTAAAACAAAGCTATACCATGGCTGAAAGAGGTGGTATGTTCCGGCCTCCGGTGGTAGGGTATGTAGAACCAGTTCCTGAATTTTATAACAGGTTGTTGAATTTAACCAATATGACTTTAACAGGTTTTAGAAAATTGATTCCCCAACAACAACTGGAAGATTTAAGAATAGAATCAGGCTTGGGAAGATTTGCCGAAGTATTACAAAGATTGCTGGATATATCCATAAAAGAATTAGAAAATAAATCACTGGAAGAGTCAGATTATGACTTCATAGAAAATTTCGGTGGTATCTCTGCCGGTTTAATTGGTACAATTGCAGGAGGAGATATTGGCCCTGATGCTTTAAAATCTGTGATGGTTGCTGATGTGCATACTGATGGAAATACCAAAAAAGTACTGGAAGAAGGCACCGGCTTTATTAAGACAGCTGTTATTGCCTATAAATTGCCCCAGGGGCATATTGTGTTAGGGGTGGGACCGGTTTTCAGTTACTATGAATTCAAGCAGCCTATGAGTGAACGGTTAACTGATGAGGCCTGGAGAGAAATATTAAAAGGCAGCAACGCGCCTGATGAGCCGGAATGGATTAGAAGTTTTTCAAGCAAGTAA
- a CDS encoding PIN domain nuclease, whose product MNKQDRLILVDSSLWIVALKTNCPETIQELVGDLLEKDIVATCGLIVVEILQGCKNKKEYNELSEELNSLHYLETNKEVWNTGAKLAYSLRRKGITIPSVDLCIASLAIYYDMTLYHSDHHFEMIADNSSINSKQITVGI is encoded by the coding sequence ATGAATAAACAAGATAGACTGATCCTTGTTGATTCTTCTCTCTGGATTGTTGCTTTAAAAACTAACTGTCCGGAAACTATACAAGAATTAGTTGGAGATTTGCTGGAGAAAGATATTGTTGCAACTTGCGGGTTAATTGTAGTTGAAATATTACAGGGGTGTAAAAATAAAAAAGAATATAATGAGTTATCTGAAGAATTGAATTCCCTTCATTATTTGGAGACTAATAAAGAAGTTTGGAATACAGGTGCAAAATTAGCTTATAGCCTAAGAAGAAAAGGAATTACTATACCCTCTGTTGATCTTTGTATTGCTTCTTTGGCAATATATTATGATATGACCCTCTATCACTCTGATCATCATTTTGAAATGATTGCTGATAATAGCTCTATAAATAGTAAGCAAATTACTGTTGGGATATAG
- a CDS encoding type II toxin-antitoxin system RelE/ParE family toxin, translating to MGSPYKQSAYPKYNRIKKKFPFLFRKKLNDIEDKIAANPLIGEEKKVDIKGIRVHKFKLLDQQILLAYQVNEDKKEIIFVAVGGHEIFYRDLKRYMK from the coding sequence TTGGGTTCTCCATACAAACAAAGCGCCTACCCTAAATATAATCGCATTAAAAAGAAATTTCCTTTCCTTTTCAGGAAAAAGTTAAATGACATAGAAGATAAGATAGCTGCCAATCCTTTAATTGGAGAAGAAAAGAAAGTTGATATAAAAGGAATTCGTGTCCATAAGTTTAAATTGCTTGATCAGCAAATCTTGTTAGCTTATCAAGTTAATGAAGATAAGAAAGAAATTATTTTTGTAGCTGTTGGAGGACATGAAATTTTTTATAGAGATTTAAAAAGATATATGAAATAG
- a CDS encoding class I SAM-dependent methyltransferase, translating to MSQAYGKEFARVYNKMWGSFSIKASSYIMKFYEHKDINKSNRNLLDICCGTGQLALEFLKNGYQVTGLDLSPHMISYARENTREYETKGAVNFIEADASNFELKKEYGLAVSIYDSINHLNDIKDLGSCFKSVYQCVVKNGYFIFDLSTSKGLNKWNGMHIEDKENIFFMIKGIFDTDRNNAVTRVSGFIKEEDDLYSRFEEIVYNYVYQLDEVKKILEETGWNHVHFSIIKDLDKNIEEPETEDRIFVVAQK from the coding sequence ATGAGTCAGGCTTACGGGAAGGAATTTGCCAGAGTATATAATAAAATGTGGGGAAGTTTCTCTATTAAGGCTTCATCTTATATTATGAAATTTTACGAGCATAAGGATATTAATAAATCCAACAGAAATCTCCTGGATATCTGCTGCGGTACCGGCCAATTAGCCTTAGAGTTTTTAAAGAATGGTTATCAGGTAACAGGACTTGATCTCTCTCCTCATATGATTTCTTATGCTAGAGAAAATACCAGAGAATACGAAACCAAAGGCGCAGTCAATTTTATAGAAGCAGATGCATCCAATTTTGAGCTTAAAAAAGAATATGGCTTAGCAGTATCCATCTATGATTCGATAAACCATCTTAATGATATAAAAGATTTAGGAAGTTGTTTTAAATCTGTATACCAGTGTGTTGTAAAAAATGGTTACTTTATTTTTGACTTAAGTACCAGCAAAGGTTTGAACAAATGGAATGGAATGCATATTGAAGATAAAGAAAATATCTTTTTTATGATAAAAGGGATTTTTGATACAGACAGAAATAATGCGGTTACCAGGGTATCTGGATTTATTAAAGAAGAAGATGATTTATATAGTCGGTTCGAAGAAATAGTCTATAATTATGTTTATCAATTAGATGAAGTTAAAAAAATATTGGAGGAGACTGGATGGAACCACGTTCATTTCTCTATTATTAAAGATTTAGACAAGAATATTGAAGAACCTGAAACAGAAGATAGAATTTTTGTTGTAGCTCAAAAATAA